The DNA window CTCACGCGGGGCCAGTGGGAACGATTCCGGGACGCCGCCCTGTAACAGCGTCGCTCGAATCCACCACCCTTTGTCTTTCACCCGCCTACTCAATGCCCACGCATCTCGAAGGCGATCTCGTCGTTGACGGCCACCGGTTTGCCCTCGTCGTGGGGCGCTTCAACGAGCACGTCACCGAGGACCTGCTCGGCGGCGCCCTGGACACACTGGAGCGCCACGGGGCCGATCTGGACGAGGTCACGGTGGTCCACGTGCCGGGCTCGTGGGAGATTCCCGTCGCGGCCCAGAAGTGCGCCCGCACCGGCGACTACGACGCGGTGATCTGCCTCGGCGCCGTCGTTCGGGGCGAGACGCCCCACTTCGACTATGTCTGCTCGGGGGCCACGAGCGGGACGATGCAGACGTCGCTCGATACGGAGGTGCCGGTGCTGTTTGGAATTCTGACGACCGACACGGTCGACCAGGCGATCGCCCGGGCGGGATCGAAGGCCGGCAACAAGGGGCGCGAGGCCGCCGAGGCCGCCATCGAGATGGCGACGCTCATGCCCAAGCTCGAAGGCTAACGGAGCGCGTCCCAGCGAGTCGGAAGGGGTCACGGAAAGTTCACGGCGGGACCGGGGGCGTGCCCGGCCTCGGACGAAACGTATCGGCGCAAATATGCGTCCCAAGGGACACAAAAAGTGGCGAGTCCTGCCGCTTAAGATGGTGGGTGTAGCTCAGTCGGTTAGAGCGCTAGGTTGTGGTCCTAGAGGCCGTGGGTTCAAATCCCACCACTCACCCCGCCTGCGATCCTGAAAACTGGGGTCGTCGCTGCTGATGCCGCGTTCGTCTAGCCTGGTCTAGGACGCCGGCTTTTCACGCCGGTAACACGGGTTCAAATCCCGTACGCGGTACCATTCTGCTTGTCCTAGGGCCCCGGACGTATGCTTC is part of the Salinibacter ruber DSM 13855 genome and encodes:
- the ribH gene encoding 6,7-dimethyl-8-ribityllumazine synthase, giving the protein MPTHLEGDLVVDGHRFALVVGRFNEHVTEDLLGGALDTLERHGADLDEVTVVHVPGSWEIPVAAQKCARTGDYDAVICLGAVVRGETPHFDYVCSGATSGTMQTSLDTEVPVLFGILTTDTVDQAIARAGSKAGNKGREAAEAAIEMATLMPKLEG